ACCACCCGCAGCACGCCGGTGGGCGGCACGCGCTCCCTCACCGCGATGGCCGACGACCTCGACCGGCTGCTGACGGCCGCGCACCTGCCCGCGCCCTATCTGCTCGTCGGCCACTCGTACGGCGGGATGATCACCCGGCTGTACGCCCAGCGGAACCCCCACAAGACGGCCGGCCTCGTCTTCGTCGACGCCTTCGGCACGGACATGCGGCCGCTCTTCGGGGCCCAGTGGCCCGCCTACCTGAAGCTGCTCGACAGCCCCGGCACGCCGCTCGCCGCGCAGCGGGGATTCGAGACGGTCGACGTGGACGGCGCCGTGGCCGCGATCGAGGCGGCGGGGCCGCTGCCCGCGGTGCCCCTGGTCGTCCTCAGCAAGACCGAACCGTTCGCCGCGCCCCCCGGCGCTCCGAAGGCCCTGCTGGACACGCTGGAGCGGGCCTGGCCGGTGGTGCAGCGGAGCCTGGTGCGGCTCGGGCCGCAGACACCGCAGTACCTGGCGACCGGGAGCGACCACTACGTGCAGGTGCACGATCCGGACCTGACGATCGGCGCGGTGCGGCTGGCCGTGGGACGGATCGGCACGCGGCCGTAGCACCGGGGCCGGACCGCCGGTCGCGCGGCGTGCCCGCCCCGGTTGCCGCCGCCGGGTCTGTCGCCGCCGGACCGCGCACGGCAGGATGGCGCCATGGGCCCCCTCCTCGCGGCGCTGCCGGACGCGTTCGGGACCGTGCCGTACGCCGGTTTCCGGTTCCCCGGGTCGGCGGCCGTCCGGCGCCGTCCCGATCTGGCCGAGGGCGCCAACTGCCAGCTGTTCTCCTACGCGGTGCTGCGGCACTTCGGCCGGGCCGTGCCACCGCTGCGCTCCGACGACCTGTGGAGCGACACCAGGCACACCACCGGGGTCGCGCGACCGCAGGTGCTGGACCTGCTGCTGTTCGGCGCGGACCGCGATCCGTACGGCGCCCACGTGGGCGTGTGGGCCGGTGGCGGCACCGTCCTGCACCTGTGTGCGGAGGTGGGCCGTCCGGCACTGTGGACCCTCGCCGACTTCGCCGGCCGGCCGCGCTACCGCGTGCTGATCGGTGCCAAACGGGTGCGCTGAACGGCGCGCTGCCCGGCCGGACGGTATGGAGGAGGCCGGCCGGACGACGGCCTCGTGGCGGACTCGTCCTGCCCGAACAACACACCTAGGCGGTCGGCACCGTCCGGTCGGTGGTGGTGAGACGGGCCAGTTCCCAGGGGTCGTGGGCGCTGAAGACGGTGACCTCGTCCGCGTGGTCGCGGCGCAGGGCGCGCAGTCGGTCGCGGGTGGCGACGCGCGCCGTGCCGTCGGTCTGCGCCCCCTGTTGGACCGGTTCGAAGACGGGGTGGGGGAAGGGCGGGGTGTGCTCGATCTCGCCGTGGTACATGTACGCGTCGCCCGCGTGCAGCAGCCACCGCCCGTCGCCGCCGCGCACGGCGACGCCCGCGTGACCCGCCGAATGGCCGGGCAGCGGTACCAGCAGCAGCTCGGTCGCCATCCCTTGCGGTCGCGCCGCGCCCGTGAAGCCGAACCACGGGGTGTGCTCGTCGACGCGTGCGGGCGTCAGCAGCGGGCCGTGGGCCCGGTGCGCGGGCATGAAGCGGGCGAGGCTGCCGTGGTGGTGCGGCGCCGTCGGGTCGGTGACGGCCCGGTACTCGTCGGGGTGTACGTGCACCTGTGCGCGGGGGAAGTCCGGCAGCCCCCCGGTGTGGTCGCGGTGCAGGTGGGTGAGGACGATGTGCCGTACGTCCCGCGGTGCGTGGCCGAGGCGGACGACCTGGTGCAGCGCGCTCTCCCCGGGGTCCAGTGCGGGCCGGGCGTGGGCCAGCCAGTCCGCGCCGAGCGACCGCTCGGGGTGTCGCAGGTCCGCGGTGCCGAGTCCGGTGTCGACCAGCACCAGACCGTCCTCGTCCGTCTCGATGAGCAGGCAGTGGCAGACGGCGGCCCTCTGCGGTGCTGCGGCGCCTGCCGGGGGTGTGTCGCCGAGCGGCGGAATCTCACGGAGGGAACCGCAGTTGAGGTGGTGGACGCGCATGAGGCCCCCTGGAGGAACGTGGGCGGGCTGTTTCTCCACGGACCTTAGAAGGGGCTCTCGTGACTCACCAAACGGTTGGACACGTACCGGCGCACGACGGGGGTCCGCTGGCGGACTGCCCGGACGGTGCGCTCGTCCCGCCGGGCGACGAGCCCCGCTGCCCCGTCGACATCACCCTCGCCGCGCTGGGCGGCCGGTGGACGCCGCTGGTGCGCCGCGAGTTGCTCCGCCGCGATCGGGCCGCGTACACCGAGCTGTCCGCCGCCCTGCCCGCCCTGTCGGACAAGGTGCTCTCCGACCGGCTGGCGCAGCTGACCGCTGCGGGCGTCGTCGAGCGCCACCGCACCCCCGGCTGGGCCGCCCGGGTGCACTACGTACTGACGGACCGGGGACGAGCCTTGGAGCCGGTGGTGCACAGCATGTGGGTCTGGGGAGCGTCCCGGCGCACGGCTCGCGGCTGACGGCCGGGCGACGCCGGCTCGGCCGTCCGCGGGCGGTGCCACCGCCACCGCCCTACGGGGCCGGAGGTTCGCCAACGGCGAGGTGAGCAGCACGTCGGCGTCCGAGACGAGGACGAAGCACAGCAGCGCCGACTCGCCCCGGTCCATCCGGTCCGCATCCCAACGGCCTCCATGCGAGCGGGGGATGCGGGGTTCACTCACACCGGAGCTCCGGACCAGGCCCCTCCGGCTAGCCTCGCCGGGGGCGGGGCCCGGGGCTATTCCTCGGTGGTGTCCGGGCGGTTCCTGGCGCGCTTGGTGACGATGGCGGCCGCGGCGAGGGCGCTGCCCGCGAAGGCCAGGGCGAGGGTCCACGGCTGGTTGAGGCAGTGGCCGGTGGCGTGGTCGACGGAGTACCGGCCCGGGCCCGCGAGACCGATGGCCGCGGCGGTGAAGCCGAGGAAGGCGGGGTATTCGTAGCCGCCGCCCTGGGCGAAGAAGCCGGCGGGCGCGTGGACGGAGACCGCGCCGGCCATGGCGCCGGCGGCTGCCGCACCGGCCGCCGGGGTGGCCAGGCCCAGGGCGAGCAGGGCGCCCCCGCCCGCCTCGCCGAGTCCGGCGGCGATGGCGCTCTCGCGGCCGGGGGTGAAGCCCATGTGCTCCATGCCGGCGGCGGTCTGCTCCAGGCCCCCGCCGCCGAACCAGCCGAACAGCTTCTGCGTCCCGTGCGCCATCAGCACCGCGCCCGTTCCGGCCCGCAGGGCCAGCAGGGCGAGGTCACGTCGGTCGAGGCAGGGCATCGGGGTCTCCCGGTGGGTGCGGGGCGGGCGGCGGTGCGCGGCGCCCGCGCGGGTCCGCCCGTGCTGCGCGGCGGGCCGGGGCGCCGGGCGGGGCACGTGGCCCCGGCCGGGTGGGGTCAGTGGATGACGCTGAAGCTGCGCCAGGGCAGGGTGTGGGGGGCGGTGACGTTGGAGAGGGTGGTGGCGACGTAGACGCCCTCGTCCCGCTCGCCCTTGCGGCAGTCTTCCGTGCGGTACAGCACGACGTCCACGAGGGTGTTGTTCTCCACGTGGGTGGCGCCGCGCGGGACCGCGATGCGGTGGCAGCCCTTGACCAGGGTGTTGGAGTAGCTCACCTGGACCGGCGAGTCGTGTCCGCTGAAGGTGAGCACGCCGACGGTGCTCCGGCCCAGGCCCGAGCAGGCGGTGGCGCTGAGCAGCAGTGCTGCGGCACCGGTGATGGCGCCGATGCGACGGCGGTGGGACATGGCGGCGTCCTCGTCTGTGCGGTGCTGGCTGTCCTTCCCCACAGCGTGCACCGGCGGGCCGCGGGCGGCATCCGCTGGACGGCCGGGCGGATGAACGCGGCTCCGTGGACGCGGAGCTCACCCGCCTCTCCGCCGGCCGCGGGGCTTCGTAACGGCCGGACGGCCCGGCCGTGCGGCCGGGCCTGCCACCCCGTCCGGGACGGGGTGGCAGGCCCGGTGGGTCGGGGCCGGCGCCAGGGACGTGCCGGTCCCGGAGGACTCAGGCGTACCGGCCCCGGAGGATCCGGAAGGCGGCGTAGCCCGCGGCGGCCGCCAGCACCAGGACGATGGACCCCTCGACGAGCTGGGTCCACCAGTAGTGCGCGTGCGGGTGGAAGTCGGCGTACCTCCCGACGATGTCCAGGTCGGCCGGGCAGACACCGGCATCGCCGGACCGCTCGAAGCAGATCCATCCGGGCAGCCGCCCGCCCGAGCCGGTGGTGAACCCGGCGTCCCGCAGGAAGGCGTCGGACGGCACCTGCTGGTCCGGGTAGGCCGAGAACGGGGTGGCGACGGTGCGCACCGGCACGAGCGACCAGCGCAGGTGTCCCATGACCAGCATGACCAGACCGGTGACCAGACCCGTGACGGCCATCGCGGGCACGGTGCGGCGCACGAGCTGGCCGACGACCGCGCCGAGCGCGATCGCCAGCAGGCCGTACGCGACGAGGACCGGGCCGGTCGCCTCGTAGGGTCCGCGGTCCGCCCAGGAGAACCCGTACGTGTCCGCCACCCGGGACCAGCCGAAGCGGTAGACGCCGATGAACAGGGCGGCGGCGACCACCCACACCGCCGCGGCCACCACGACCTTGGAGGCGAGCCAGGCACGCGGGGACGTCGACTGCGTCAGCGCGAGCCGGTGGGTGCCGCTCTCCCATTCGCGGGCGACCATCGGACCGGCGACGAAGGCGCCCGCCAGCAGGGGCAGGAACAGCATGCCCGTGGAGGCCAGGTCCATGACGGACCGCTCCAGGGACTGCCAGGAGCGCGGGAGCGCTCCGGTCGGGCGGTTCGCCAGCAGGCGCAGCGCGACCAGGGCGGGAAAGCTGACGGCGATGGCCGCGGCCAGCACCCACAGCGCCCGCCGGTGCTGGCGGACGGCGACCCAGCGGGGGCCGGTGGGCATCACCGCGCTCATGCGTCCACCGCCTCGGCGGTGGCGGGGCGCAGGGTGAGTGCGGGGGCCTGGGGAGAGCGCAGGTGGGAGAGCAGGACTTCCTCCAGGGACGGGTCAGTCGCCTGCCAGAGCGTCTTGTCGACGGGGCCCTGCAAGCGGACGAGCGTGGTGAGTTGGCGGCCCGTCGTCCGGGATTCGACCACCGTGTGGGGGGCGAGGTCCGCGGCGTCGGCGGTGGGGCCGGTCAGGACGGTGTGGGCGGCGACGACGTCGTCGATCGGCCCGGCCAGGCGGACGCGTCCGCCGTCGACGAGCAGCAGGTGGTCGCAGGCCCCCTCCAGTTCGGTGAGGATGTGCGAGGACATCACCACGGTGGTGCCGTGCTCGGCGGCGTCGCCCATCAGCGTGCCCATCAGCTGGTGCCGGGCGAGCGGGTCGAGGTCGGCCATCGGTTCGTCGAGGAGCAGCAGGCCGGGGCGTTTGGCGAGCGCGAGGGCGAGGGCGACCCGGGTGCGCTGGCCGCCGGAGAGCGTCCGTACGCGGGCGCCCGTGTCGAGGCCGCCCTCCGCGACGATCCTCGCGGCGAGAGGGGCGTCCCAGCGCCCGGAGTTGAGCTCGCGGCCCAGGCGCAGGGTCTCGCCCACCGTCAGCTGCGGGTAGAGGGGCTTGTCCTGTGCGACGTAGGCCAGTTCCTCGCGCGGCGGGGCGTCGATGGTTCCTTCGGTGGGCCGCAGCAGGCCCGCGGCCAGCGCCAACAGCGTCGACTTGCCGGCGCCGTTGGGTCCCACGAGTGCGCATACGCGGCCGGCGGAGAGCCGCAGGGAGCAGTCCCGCAGCGCCCAACCGCGCCGTTTCCCGTAGCGCATGCCGAGGCCGTGGGCCTCGATCACCGTGCCTTTCACGCGTCGTCCCCCTTGACGAGTCGGTCCAGTACGGAAGCGAAGAGCGCGGACACGTCGTCCCGCTCCATTCCGGCGGTGCGGGCCCGCCGGGCCCAGTCGGCCAGTTCGTCGCGCAGTGGCGAGTCGGCCGGGGCGTTGCCCAGGGATGTGCGCACGAAGGTTCCCAGGCCCCGTCGCGCTTCGACGAGGCCCTCGCGTTCCAGCTCGCGGTAGGCCTTGAGCACGGTGTTCGGGTTGATGGCGGTCGCCTGGACGACCTCACGTGCGGTGGGCAACTGGTCTCCTGGTTCCAGCAGGCCCAGGCGCAGGGCCTGTTTGGTCTGCTGGACGATCTGGAGGTAGGTGGCCACACCGCTGCGCCGGTCGATGCGGTACTCCAGCACGGATAAGAACCACCCTTTCACTAGTCAACTAGTGAAAGGGTCGGGCACCCGTGCCGTGCTGTCAACCCACTTCGTGCGTAGGGCCCTTCGCGCGGTGCGGGGTTTCACACGTAGGGGTTTACGTCTCTCGCGGCCGACCGAACGGGTGCGAATCGCGCAGAGATGGAACTACAGCCTCCTCATGGTGAGTAGCATCCGGCAGCAACACACGAGGTATGAGGAGAGTGAGCCGACATGGCCAACGAGCTGGACACCGTACCGATCCACAGCCTGTACGCGGAGCGGTTCGCCGCCGATCTGGAGACCAACCGCAAGGAGCAGGCCGACGTCGCTGCGCAGCTGACCGAGTTGGAGGAGCGCCTGAGGCAACTGAAGTCGGACGAGACCTGGCTCTCTGGGTTGCAGGGCACACTGCCCGGGGACGCCCCGCGGAAGGAGTCGCCCGAGGAGGCGGTCGCGTCCAAGGCGGTGCCCCGGCCGCGGGCCGCACGCAAGGCGTCGGCCGGCACGACGCGCGGCAGGAAGGCGGCGCAGCCCGGGAAGTCCGCCCCCGCCACCGGGCCCACCGCACCCGACGCCGCACCGGTCACCGAGTCCCCCGAGGCCACCGCCGTCGCGGCCACACGGGCACCCGCGAAGGCGAAGGCCACCGGCACCGGCACCGGCACCGGCACCGGCACCGGCACCAAGACTGCGGCCGGTTCGCGCAAGCCCGCGCGGACCGCGGTGAAGTCCACGGCTACTCGGGCGGCGAAGTCGGCGAAGTCGGCGCCGAAGAGTGCCGCGAAGGACGACGCGAAGGTCGCGACGAAGGGCGTGGCGAAGGCCGCGCCCGAGTCCGCACCGACATCCGCCCCCAAAGCGCCCGTCAAGGCCGCTTCGAAGGCCCGGGCCAAAGCTCCCGCGAAGTCGGCCGAGCAGCAGACCGCATCGACCGCACCCGTGCCCGTACCCGTACCCGCACCGACGGCAACGGGCACGGCGACGGCGAAGCCCGCCGAGCCCCCGCTGCGCGAGCTCGCGCTCGCCCTGCTGGTCAGCGCTGCGGAGCCGCGGATGGTGAGCGAGGTCACGACCGCGCTGGCCGAGGCGCACCCGGAGCGCGCGGCCTCCACCCAGGTGGTGCGCAACACCCTGGAGACGCTCGCCAAGAAGGGCGTCATCGACAAGGAGCACCGGCAGGGCTCGGTGATGTACACCGCGCACCAGCCTCCGGCGGGTGAGCCGGCTCCGGTTCCCGAGGTGGCCCCGGCCGACGACACGGCGGTGGAGAAGACGACGGCCGAGGCCTGAGCCGTCGCCTTCGGCCCGCCAGCGGTGGTCGTGGGGCCCGCTGGCGGGCCGCCGGGCGAACGGAGTGGGGAACAGGACGGACGGGGCATCGGGCGTGCGCCGCCGGTTCCGTGCTCATGCGCCGTCCGCGGAGAAGTGCTGGTAGTCCGGGTTGGACCAGCGTCCGCCCCAGTACCAGCCCTCCGCGCGGAAGGCACTGGTCAGCACGGAGTCCGCGTGGATCGTCCCCGGCCGGTCGGGCTCGCGGTCGAGGTGGGACCGCCCGTTCGCGGGATGGATGGTGCCGTGTATGTCCACGTACGGGTTCTCGACGGGGTTGATGTCCACGGCGTCGCCCCACGCGTGCCGGGACCGCCTGCCGGGGTCGCCGGTGACCTGCCGGCAGTTGAAGGCGGAGGTGTTGTCGTCTGCCATGGC
Above is a window of Streptomyces subrutilus DNA encoding:
- a CDS encoding GntR family transcriptional regulator is translated as MLEYRIDRRSGVATYLQIVQQTKQALRLGLLEPGDQLPTAREVVQATAINPNTVLKAYRELEREGLVEARRGLGTFVRTSLGNAPADSPLRDELADWARRARTAGMERDDVSALFASVLDRLVKGDDA
- a CDS encoding winged helix-turn-helix transcriptional regulator encodes the protein MTHQTVGHVPAHDGGPLADCPDGALVPPGDEPRCPVDITLAALGGRWTPLVRRELLRRDRAAYTELSAALPALSDKVLSDRLAQLTAAGVVERHRTPGWAARVHYVLTDRGRALEPVVHSMWVWGASRRTARG
- a CDS encoding ABC transporter permease, with the protein product MSAVMPTGPRWVAVRQHRRALWVLAAAIAVSFPALVALRLLANRPTGALPRSWQSLERSVMDLASTGMLFLPLLAGAFVAGPMVAREWESGTHRLALTQSTSPRAWLASKVVVAAAVWVVAAALFIGVYRFGWSRVADTYGFSWADRGPYEATGPVLVAYGLLAIALGAVVGQLVRRTVPAMAVTGLVTGLVMLVMGHLRWSLVPVRTVATPFSAYPDQQVPSDAFLRDAGFTTGSGGRLPGWICFERSGDAGVCPADLDIVGRYADFHPHAHYWWTQLVEGSIVLVLAAAAGYAAFRILRGRYA
- a CDS encoding MBL fold metallo-hydrolase; this translates as MRVHHLNCGSLREIPPLGDTPPAGAAAPQRAAVCHCLLIETDEDGLVLVDTGLGTADLRHPERSLGADWLAHARPALDPGESALHQVVRLGHAPRDVRHIVLTHLHRDHTGGLPDFPRAQVHVHPDEYRAVTDPTAPHHHGSLARFMPAHRAHGPLLTPARVDEHTPWFGFTGAARPQGMATELLLVPLPGHSAGHAGVAVRGGDGRWLLHAGDAYMYHGEIEHTPPFPHPVFEPVQQGAQTDGTARVATRDRLRALRRDHADEVTVFSAHDPWELARLTTTDRTVPTA
- a CDS encoding alpha/beta fold hydrolase, whose translation is MHRRNPFLACRAAAAVLACVSGVSGCHAPAAGPGAPAASSSVPSSGDFSGPVDIGGGRRIHLSCKGSGRPTVILESGLHDSSDTWTFTDTRPPVPKSPAVFPGVAAFARVCTYDRPGTVRYSDPPALTTRSTPVGGTRSLTAMADDLDRLLTAAHLPAPYLLVGHSYGGMITRLYAQRNPHKTAGLVFVDAFGTDMRPLFGAQWPAYLKLLDSPGTPLAAQRGFETVDVDGAVAAIEAAGPLPAVPLVVLSKTEPFAAPPGAPKALLDTLERAWPVVQRSLVRLGPQTPQYLATGSDHYVQVHDPDLTIGAVRLAVGRIGTRP
- a CDS encoding DoxX family protein, translated to MPCLDRRDLALLALRAGTGAVLMAHGTQKLFGWFGGGGLEQTAAGMEHMGFTPGRESAIAAGLGEAGGGALLALGLATPAAGAAAAGAMAGAVSVHAPAGFFAQGGGYEYPAFLGFTAAAIGLAGPGRYSVDHATGHCLNQPWTLALAFAGSALAAAAIVTKRARNRPDTTEE
- a CDS encoding hydrolase, with the protein product MGPLLAALPDAFGTVPYAGFRFPGSAAVRRRPDLAEGANCQLFSYAVLRHFGRAVPPLRSDDLWSDTRHTTGVARPQVLDLLLFGADRDPYGAHVGVWAGGGTVLHLCAEVGRPALWTLADFAGRPRYRVLIGAKRVR
- a CDS encoding ABC transporter ATP-binding protein — protein: MKGTVIEAHGLGMRYGKRRGWALRDCSLRLSAGRVCALVGPNGAGKSTLLALAAGLLRPTEGTIDAPPREELAYVAQDKPLYPQLTVGETLRLGRELNSGRWDAPLAARIVAEGGLDTGARVRTLSGGQRTRVALALALAKRPGLLLLDEPMADLDPLARHQLMGTLMGDAAEHGTTVVMSSHILTELEGACDHLLLVDGGRVRLAGPIDDVVAAHTVLTGPTADAADLAPHTVVESRTTGRQLTTLVRLQGPVDKTLWQATDPSLEEVLLSHLRSPQAPALTLRPATAEAVDA